The Triticum aestivum cultivar Chinese Spring chromosome 7B, IWGSC CS RefSeq v2.1, whole genome shotgun sequence genome window below encodes:
- the LOC123160842 gene encoding putative cyclin-dependent kinase F-2 — translation MAASAGKKEAAWPATMARYERLEKLGAGINGEVFKAWDTQDNLIVAVKRLSGSGDDGFIISGLPEVMREAMCLGACRGIPSIVQHRRTYADACQSETGDFFIVMDYVGRLNLRGYMQRRVHRRRPFSEDEVRRIMKQLVEGVKAVHGVDILHLDIKPENVLLDDGTEDRTQRPKKGGVEADVRGEVKDNRIVYKIGGFGMSTKGRGKKQPEVIILTPYSAPELLLHSREYDDRVDTWGLGCIMADLLSGTGASMFDGESDIEIMAKVFGIVGTEGIKEWSGYSGLAADRKSKLPGKGGVSRLRQKFPSRKLSSAGFEVLSGLLESNPEKRLTAAEALQKPWFGKQRHGFAGFFKSCMVGVLPET, via the coding sequence ATGGCAGCTTCCGCCggaaagaaagaggccgcctggcctgCCACCATGGCGCGGTACGAGCGGCTGGAGAAGCTGGGAGCGGGCATCAACGGGGAAGTGTTCAAGGCGTGGGACACCCAGGACAACCTGatcgtcgccgtcaagcggctcaGCGGAAGCGGCGACGATGGCTTCATTATTTCCGGCCTACCGGAGGTCATGCGGGAGGCCATGTGCCTGGGCGCGTGCCGCGGCATCCCCTCGATCGTGCAGCACCGCCGGACCTACGCTGACGCATGCCAATCCGAGACCGGCGACTTCTTCATCGTGATGGACTACGTCGGGCGCCTCAACCTACGCGGCTACATGCAGCGCCGGGTCCATCGTCGTCGGCCGTTCTCCGAGGACGAGGTGCGCAGGATCATGAAGCAGCTCGTGGAGGGGGTGAAGGCCGTGCACGGCGTGGACATCCTGCACCTCGACATCAAGCCGGAGAACGTGCTCCTCGACGACGGCACAGAGGACAGGACGCAGAGGCCCAAGAAGGGGGGCGTGGAAGCCGATGTTCGCGGCGAGGTCAAGGACAACCGCATAGTCTACAAGATCGGCGGTTTCGGGATGTCCACGAAAGGGCGGGGAAAGAAGCAGCCGGAGGTGATTATTCTGACGCCGTACAGCGCGCCGGAGCTCCTGCTGCACTCGCGCGAGTACGACGATCGCGTGGACACGTGGGGGCTGGGATGCATAATGGCCGACCTCCTCTCGGGCACCGGCGCCTCCATGTTCGACGGCGAGTCGGACATAGAGATCATGGCTAAAGTGTTTGGCATCGTCGGCACGGAGGGGATCAAGGAGTGGTCTGGATACTCGGGGCTAGCGGCAGACCGGAAGTCGAAGCTGCCGGGGAAGGGGGGCGTCAGCCGCCTTCGGCAAAAGTTTCCCAGTCGCAAGTTGTCGTCGGCCGGGTTCGAGGTGCTCAGCGGGCTGCTGGAGAGTAACCCGGAGAAGCGGCTTACCGCAGCGGAGGCGCTTCAGAAGCCTTGGTTTGGCAAACAACGACATGGCTTTGCTGGTTTCTTCAAGTCGTGCATGGTTGGAGTCCTACCGGAGACATAG